AGGGCGCGGGCGTGGTCGGGGGCAGCCGCGCCGCTGAAACCGGGCCGGTTGCCCCGGCGCGTGTCGGCGTACAGCGTGAACTGGCTGACGCTGAGGATGCCCCCACCGATGTCCTGCACGCTGCGGTTCATCTTGCCCGCCTCATCCCCAAAGACGCGCAGCCGGACCACTTTGGCCGCCAGCAGCCGCGCCGTCTCGGGGCGGTCGTCCGGGGCCACACCCAGCAGGACCAGGAATCCGGGGCCAGTCTCCCCCGTGACCTGGCCCTCCACGGCGCAGGTGGCCCGCGTGACCCGCTGAAGCAGCGCGCGCAAGCTAGTTCCCCCGTTCGGACGGTTCGAGGCGGGCGCGCAGGCCCGTGATGGCGTTCGTCAGCAGCTCGGCCTCGGTGAAATCCAGGTTGCCACGGGTCTTCTCGGCCAGCATAGTCAGCAGCCGCAGGGAACGCTCGGCGGTCTGTCGCGCCCGCCCCCCCTCCAGCAACCCGTCCCGCGCCGCGCTGGAGGTGGCCGCGTTCAGGTCCCCCAGCGCCGCCTCGGCAGTGGCTTGCAGGCTGTTCACGAGTCCGACGAATTCGAGGTTCGGCATGGGGGGCAGTGTAGAGGGGGAAGGCGTTAGGAATGAGGGGTGAGGGAGCAGCAACACTCTTGCCCTGCCCTTCTTTTCCCTAACGACTAACCCCTCATCCCTCTCCCCTTCAAAACAGCGTCGGCTGCCCCCCGGTCGGCGGCGGCACGGCGGGCACCAGTCCTTCCGGCTCCTTCTCCCCGCGCAGGACGGCGGCGGCCTCGCGGATGTCGCGCCAGGTGAGGCTCTTGGGGCCACCGGGGGCGCGGGTGTCGTTGCGCAGGAGGTAGGCGGGGTGGAACATCGGCATCAGCAGGGCCTCGTGGCTGCCGCCGTGGGCATCAGCGTGGCGGTAGGGATACCAGGTGCCGCGCGTGCGGGTGATGCCCTGGCGGATACCCAGCAGGTACTGCGTGGGGGTGTTGCCCAGGCTGAGAATCACGCGGGGCCGCAGCAAGGCGAGTTGCGGTTCCAGCCAGAGGCCCGTGCAGATGGCCGTCTCGTCGGGTTCGGGGGCG
The nucleotide sequence above comes from Deinococcus carri. Encoded proteins:
- the dtd gene encoding D-aminoacyl-tRNA deacylase; translation: MRALLQRVTRATCAVEGQVTGETGPGFLVLLGVAPDDRPETARLLAAKVVRLRVFGDEAGKMNRSVQDIGGGILSVSQFTLYADTRRGNRPGFSGAAAPDHARALYAEFNAALRAHGVPVGEGVFGAHMVLDLTNDGPVTLLLDTAEA
- a CDS encoding DUF1844 domain-containing protein — its product is MPNLEFVGLVNSLQATAEAALGDLNAATSSAARDGLLEGGRARQTAERSLRLLTMLAEKTRGNLDFTEAELLTNAITGLRARLEPSERGN
- a CDS encoding uracil-DNA glycosylase → MRQGNGVVDVAALQALETEAKGCTACKLRPGCTQVVVADGDPAAPLVIVGEGPGGDEDRVGRPFVGRAGQLLDRILAAVNLTRQDAYFTNIVKCRPPGNRAPEPDETAICTGLWLEPQLALLRPRVILSLGNTPTQYLLGIRQGITRTRGTWYPYRHADAHGGSHEALLMPMFHPAYLLRNDTRAPGGPKSLTWRDIREAAAVLRGEKEPEGLVPAVPPPTGGQPTLF